A stretch of the Macrobrachium nipponense isolate FS-2020 chromosome 23, ASM1510439v2, whole genome shotgun sequence genome encodes the following:
- the LOC135197965 gene encoding protein FAM200C-like gives MVNLVLGGDSEKKIQQISLSDNTVSRRIEEMSIDIKEQVIRAIKDAGLFALPLDESTDVSSYSQLLVFTRYVHEGKFKGEFLFCQPLETTIKGEDIMKGVTNYFSELGLAWKNVCAVCTDGAPAMLGSKSGFVSRVKEIAPEVAVTHCMIHRQALASRTLPRELQAILDNAIKIVNYVKSMPVNTRLFKQLCKGFDSEHQPLLFYTKVRWLSKGNVLNRVFELREELKMFLDMQDKEPFFSMIHFGNHV, from the coding sequence ATGGTTAACCTTGTTTTGGGGGGTGATAGTgagaaaaaaattcagcaaatatCACTCTCTGACAACACAGTATCAAGACGCATTGAAGAAATGTCTATTGATATAAAAGAACAAGTGATCAGGGCGATAAAAGATGCTGGCTTATTTGCTCTGCCATTAGATGAATCCACTGATGTTTCATCTTATTCACAACTTCTTGTATTTACTAGATACGTTCATGAGGGAAAATTTAAAGGGGAATTTCTTTTCTGTCAGCCACTTGAAACTACCATCAAAGGTGAAGATATAATGAAAGGGGTAACAAACTATTTCAGTGAGTTAGGACTAGCATGGAAGAATGTGTGTGCAGTGTGTACTGACGGGGCACCTGCCATGTTAGGTTCAAAATCGGGTTTTGTGTCTAGAGTTAAAGAGATTGCTCCTGAGGTTGCAGTGACTCATTGCATGATCCATCGTCAGGCACTTGCATCTAGAACCCTCCCTAGGGAACTCCAAGCCATCTTAGACAACGCTATAAAGATAGTCAATTATGTAAAATCTATGCCTGTGAACACTCGTCTTTTCAAACAGTTGTGCAAAGGTTTCGATTCCGAGCATCAACCTCTGCTTTTCTACACTAAAGTTCGATGGCTATCCAAGGGCAATGTCCTGAACAGAGTTTTTGAGCTTAGAGAAGAGCTAAAGATGTTTTTGGATATGCAAGATAAGGAGCCATTTTTTTCAATGATCCACTTTGGGAACCACGTTTAG